In Drosophila nasuta strain 15112-1781.00 chromosome 2R, ASM2355853v1, whole genome shotgun sequence, a single genomic region encodes these proteins:
- the LOC132786765 gene encoding probable ubiquitin carboxyl-terminal hydrolase FAF isoform X5 has product MTFDTRRQGTGTGTGQATTTATAAQNSSSSITTSTAQGTGTGTVTATVTGTGTGTVTTTTTTTGGVTTANMSSSGGIDANNSNNSQEQSTDAPPTTAAVATTTTAGGCTVESAATAVSPEKLIASFPIAKLRSLTQKISNPRWVVPVLPEQELEVLLNAAIDLAKAGVDHDCEPCVEFYRNGLTTSFAKILTDEAVNSWKFNIHHCILVSCGKLLNLIAIHMQRDNPYLLDLLAIVFDPDNKFNTFNAGRQPECFAALECIWGVLDSNKMFAKPPPEPKNPRGWLVDLINRFGQLGGFDNLLERFNSGLELLKRNQNTNKTSAIVGGSSSTTTVKSITSNESGGGGSDSSGQDNRLTLALIHSLLRPFGQCYELLTPATIAKYFMPTWNVVLDLLDSFTDEELKREVKPEGRNDYINGIVKSARFLASRLTGQEELIRDLEMFRLKMILRLLQVSSFNGKMNALNEINKVLTSVAYYSHRSQPLPHCLPDDEMDWLTAERMAQWIKSSDVLGIVLKDSLHQPQYVEKLEKIIRFLIKEQALTLDDLDAVWRAQAGKHEAIVKNMHDLLAKLAWDFTPEQLDHLFEAFQASMTTANKRQRERLLELIRRLAEDDKNGVMAQKVLKLFWTLAHSQEVPPEVLDQALGAHVKILDYSCSQERDAQKTIWLDKCVGELKAGDSWVLPALRLIRDICCLYDTSPNHAPRTQTSINRQQVIERLQNDYSLVILVTNSLTAYMEKVRSLVNETPSLDAATILIDGRFPHQAQIAERLEFLKFLLKDGQLWLCADQAKQIWHCLAVNAVFAADREECFRWFGKLMGEEPDLDPGINKDFFENNILQLDPHLLTESGIKCFERFFKAVNSKEDKLKAIHRGYILDNEDLIGKDYLWRVITTGGEEIANKAIDLLKEVSTALGPRLQEHITEFHEIFIGECCARLRAHYSNIQILGKAMLEDADNQDTSNDESKDTKMRFIEAEKMCRIIKVLQEYIKECDRSFSGDRIHLPLSRVTRGKNTSLYIRFQTPGRPIDDIEIVTHSNETMAAFKRNLLKRIKGNSTSTNNIKVDLFYTNGELIEVSDEINPLYQYTIRDKMILTAKLTQVGIGLASSPDSSSDSSTGSPPRPCPDMQRVESESTLPGVIISQNYQYTEFFLKLHQLGSDLEHGRLRDSAKVLLHLLPCDRHTMRMLQLMCRVPKSTTGDGPKEEDALTSSGQSASDALNADDCTPEQMFLHPSPAQVLYNLSVLHGLLIPALDPLGESALQVQSAWMHSGCAHFVLELLTKNNFLPSADMHTKRASFQCVLRLAKLFLYIVGSVLSRVGDEPMICDYDNGARSQVDILKQNFSTTPNSAQGTLRAISAKLAEILATEMLSASHDGERCRALFSSTLQWSCPDISTIKAVVHLAWASSCGNLQALGSSNDFEDDAIIPDGQDFSVCKEALEVLTISFILNPSANEALSNDANWPKFITSIVLKNPLRHVRQVASEQLFLASTYCAGDRRPFVYMVNLLVSALKTLVPQYEATCAEFFSVLCRTLSYGCIYNWPLQIGEGLLSDEINWLRKIRENVKVTGDTQVHEELLEGHLCLAKELMFFLMADSKAQLNELIHELIDDFLFTASREYLHLRKHGSLRLDTVPPPVCRSPHTIAAACDLLIALCQHCVPNMKLLTNTLIDFVCTDTDPLREWDYLPPVGARPTKGFCGLKNAGATCYMNSVLQQLYMVPAVRVGILKAHGAATNDNEDFSGDSDMGSGGSLGPSFFAGPSTIPSLSSTSSTVASSDDGADVRKNYHVIILKHVQAIFAHLGHSALQFYVPRGLWTHFKLQGEPVNLREQQDAVEFFMSLFESLDEGLKALGYTQLMNATLGGSFSDQKICQECPHRYSKEEPFSVFSVDIRNHSSLTESLEQYVKGELLEGADAYHCDKCDKKVVTVKRLCVKKLPPVLAIQLKRFEYDYERVCAIKFNDYFEFPRILDMEPYTVSGLAKLEGEVVEVGDNCQTSVETTKYELTGIVVHSGQASGGHYFSYIVSKNPTNGKCQWYKFDDGEVTECKMHEDEEMKAQCFGGDYMGEIYDNNLKRMQYRRQKRWWNAYMLFYTRCDQNPTQFDASVEQLSLTESRNVVLPLPKPIERSVRHQNIRFLHSRSIFSVEFFNFIKKLVSCSIPSTRSDKITTAAEELSLLGVQLASQFLFHTGFRTKKTLRGPVIEWYDTLSHHIRSSSLVRKWFANHALLSPPSRLGEYILMAPSPEVRTVFVKLVVFFCHFAINDEPLVGYEGSNLCEQVLISVLRLLKSEAADYGKHLPHYFSLFSMYVGLGTREKQQLLKLNVPVQFMQVAMDDGPGPSIKYQYPEFSKLHQVVSHLVRCSDVSEKCENSNENARPLPNPFRDSNIAPDDLTPLSSECMDILFNRTGYIKKVIEDTNVGDEGLKLLQYCSWENPHFSRAVLTELLWQCGYAYCHDMRHHTDLLLNILLIEDSWQRHRIHNALNGVAEQREGLLETIQRAKTHYQKRAYQIIKCLTHLFHKSPIALQMLHTIPTISRHWSIAVEWLQDELERQRGIGCHYNSYSWSPPAQSNDNTNGYMLERSLSAKNTLSMAYELCPEDQEENNESDLESNDDNKQEQQQQTRAKQPPGTEATSNEQQQQQQQTQPQTEQQPDNKTVNYTGLTTIPTIGGWPSPAPTSTPTSTPVPSVTSTSMDGNGIPRLSRQLFGAYTSTGGTTTANVAPASGSGSGGGSGSGANSETESSAQETGNGGESNINGLTNSLDHMKISMEKGSRNRINRGGKLPPAAELLMPPLQQLQSQQQQQQQTKSQQLQQQQPQSHQQKHQLQLQLQPKQQQQLQQKQQQQQLQQQQQQQQQQQRGDISNSSTSRLI; this is encoded by the exons ATGACATTCGATACACGCCGACAGGGCACAGGAACTGGAACTGGCCAAGCGAcgaccacagcaacagcagcccagaacagtagcagcagcattaCAACGAGCACAGCTCAAGGCACAGGAACGGGAACTGTTACGGCAACTGTCACAGGAACGGGAACAGGAACGgtcacaactacaacaacaacaacaggtgGAGTCACAACAGCAAACATGTCGTCGAGCGGTGGCATTGATGctaacaatagcaacaacagtcaGGAGCAGTCAACGGATgcaccaccaacaacagcagcagtagcaacaacaacaacagccggTGGTTGCACTGTGGAAAGCGCCGCAACTGCTGT GTCGCCAGAGAAGCTGATAGCGTCATTTCCCATTGCTAAGCTGCGCTCGCTAACACAAAAGATATCCAATCCACGATGGGTGGTGCCCGTGTTGCCCGAACAGGAGCTGGAGGTGCTGCTAAATGCCGCCATCGATTTGGCCAAGGCTG GTGTCGATCACGACTGCGAACCGTGTGTGGAGTTCTATCGAAATGGCCTGACAACGTCCTTTGCCAAGATCCTGACGGATGAGGCAGTCAACTCGTGGAAGTTCAACATCCATCACTGCATTCTGGTTTCGTGTGGCAAGCTGTTGAACTTGATAGCGATACACATGCAACGCGATAATCCATACCTGCTCGATCTGCTCGCGATTGTGTTTGATCCGGACAATAAGTTCAACACATTTAATGCGGGACGTCAACCGGAATGCTTTGCAGCCCTCGAATGCATTTGGGGTGTGTTGGATAGCAACAAGATGTTTGCGAAACCGCCGCCGGAGCCAAAGAACCCTCGCGGTTGGCTTGTCGATCTCATTAATCGCTTTGGACAGTTGGGTGGATTTGATAATCTGCTCGAGCGTTTCAATAGCGGTCTGGAATTGTTGAAGCGCaatcaaaacacaaataaaacatCTGCCATCGTCGGTGGCTCTAGTTCCACAACAACAGTCAAAAGCATTACATCCAATGAAAGCGGCGGAGGAGGATCGGATAGTTCTGGACAGGACAATCGCTTAACGCTGGCGCTCATACACAGCCTGCTGCGGCCCTTTGGGCAATGCTATGAACTGCTGACGCCTGCCACCATTGCCAAGTACTTTATGCCCACTTGGAATGTTGTGCTGGATTTGCTAGACAGTTTCACCGACGAGGAACTGAAGCGTGAGGTGAAGCCGGAGGGTCGCAATGACTACATCAATGGCATTGTGAAGTCAGCGCGTTTTCTGGCCAGTCGTTTGACCGGTCAGGAGGAACTGATACGCGATCTGGAGATGTTTCGCCTTAAGATGATATTGCGATTGCTGCAGGTGTCTAGCTTTAATGGCAAGATGAATGCCCTTAACGAAATCAACAAGGTGCTGACATCGGTCGCTTACTACTCGCATCGCTCTCAGCCGCTGCCTCATTGCCTGCCCGACGACGAAATGGATTGGCTGACAGCAGAGCGCATGGCCCAGTGGATTAAATCATCCGATGTGTTGGGCATTGTACTCAAGGACTCGCTGCATCAGCCACAATATGTGGAGAAGTTGGAGAAGATCATTCGCTTTCTGATAAAAGAGCAGGCACTAACGCTCGACGATCTTGACGCTGTGTGGCGTGCTCAGGCGGGCAAACACGAAGCGATTGTGAAGAATATGCACGATTTGCTGGCCAAGCTGGCTTGGGACTTTACACCCGAACAGCTGGATCATCTCTTCGAAGCGTTTCAG gCGAGCATGACGACCGCTAATAAGCGTCAACGGGAGCGTCTGCTGGAGCTAATACGGCGCCTGGCCGAGGACGATAAGAACGGCGTGATGGCACAAAAGGTGCTGAAGCTGTTCTGGACCTTGGCGCATAGTCAAGAGGTGCCGCCAGAGGTGCTCGACCAAGCGCTTGGCGCGCACGTGAAGATTCTCGACTATAGCTGCTCGCAGGAGCGTGATGCGCAGAAAACTATTTGGTTGGATAAGTGCGTCGGTGAACTTAAAGCTGGCGATTCGTGGGTGCTGCCCGCTTTGCGTCTAATTAGAGATATCTGTTGCTTATATGATACGTCGCCCAATCATGCGCCACGCACGCAGACCAGCATCAATCGACAGCAAGTGATTGAACGTCTGCAGAACGACTATTCGCTGGTCATTTTGGTGACTAATAGTTTGACTGCGTACATGGAGAAGGTGCGTTCGTTGGTGAATGAAACGCCCAGTTTGGATGCAGCGACCATTTTGATAGATGGTCGTTTTCCACATCAAGCACAGATTGCCGAACGTCTGGAATTTCTCAAGTTTCTGCTGAAGGACGGTCAGCTTTGGCTGTGTGCTGATCAG GCGAAGCAAATCTGGCATTGTCTGGCTGTGAACGCCGTCTTTGCGGCAGATCGCGAGGAATGTTTCCGCTGGTTCGGTAAACTAATGGGCGAAGAACCGGATCTTGATCCGGGCATCAACAAGGACTTCTTCGAGAACAACATATTGCAGTTGGATCCGCATCTGCTCACCGAGAGCGGCATCAAGTGCTTTGAGCGCTTCTTCAAGGCCGTCAACTCTAAGGAGGATAAACTAAAGGCCATCCATCGTGGCTATATACTCGACAATGAGGATCTCATTGGTAAGGATTATTTGTGGCGAGTGATTACCACGGGTGGCGAAGAGATTGCCAACAAGGCCATCGATCTGCTGAAGGAGGTTTCAACGGCATTGGGACCTCGACTGCAAGAGCACATCACAGAGTTCCACGAGATCTTTATTGGCGAATGCTGCGCTCGGCTGCGTGCTCACTACAGCAACATACAGATATTGGGCAAAGCAATGCTGGAGGATGCCGATAATCAGGATACGAGCAACGACGAGTCGAAGGACACGAAGATGCGCTTCATTGAGGCGGAGAAGATGTGCCGCATCATCAAGGTGTTGCAGGAGTACATCAAAGAGTGCGATCGTTCGTTTAGCGGAGATCGCATCCATTTGCCACTCAGCCGCGTCACGCGTGGCAAGAATACTAGTCTCTATATACGTTTCCAAACACCCGGACGACCCATTGACGATATTGAAATTGTGACGCACAGCAACGAAACAATGGCGGCCTTCAAACGCAACCTGTTGAAGCGCATCAAGGGCAACTCCACGTccaccaacaacatcaaagTGGATCTCTTCTATACGAATGGCGAGCTGATCGAAGTGTCCGATGAAATCAATCCACTGTATCAGTACACCATACGTGACAAAATGATATTGACAGCGAAGCTGACACAGGTGGGCATTGGCTTGGCCAGTAGTCCCGACTCCTCCAGCGATTCCAGCACCGGTTCGCCACCCAGACCCTGTCCAGATATGCAACGCGTCGAGTCGGAGAGCACGCTGCCCGGCGTGATTATATCGCAGAACTATCAGTACACCGAGTTCTTCTTGAAGCTGCATCAGTTGGGTAGCGATCTGGAGCATGGACGACTGCGCGATAGTGCTAAAGTGTTGCTGCATCTGCTGCCCTGCGATCGCCACACAATGCGCATGCTGCAGTTGATGTGCCGTGTGCCCAAATCCACAACCGGCGATGGACCCAAAGAGGAGGATGCATTGACTAGCAGTGGACAAAGCGCAAGCGATGCG CTAAATGCCGATGATTGCACTCCGGAGCAAATGTTTCTGCATCCTTCGCCTGCTCAGGTGTTGTACAATCTGAGTGTGCTTCATGGACTGCTGATTCCCGCCCTGGATCCACTGGGCGAATCGGCGCTGCAAGTGCAATCGGCCTGGATGCACTCGGGCTGCGCACATTTTGTGCTGGAACTGCTGACGAAGAACAACTTTTTGCCCAGCGCCGATATGCACACGAAGCGCGCCTCGTTCCAATGCGTGCTGCGGCTGGCGAAGCTGTTTCTGTACATTGTGGGCAGCGTGTTGTCGCGAGTGGGCGATGAGCCCATGATCTGTGACTACGACAATGGTGCACGCTCCCAGGTGGACATACTTAAGCAGAACTTTTCGACAACGCCGAACAGTGCGCAGGGCACGTTGCGTGCCATTTCGGCCAAACTAGCCGAAATATTGGCCACTGAGATGCTCTCTGCTAGCCACGATGGTGAGCGATGTCGTGCGCTCTTCAGCTCCACGCTGCAATGGTCGTGTCCAGACATTAGCACTATTAAGGCTGTCGTACATCTGGCCTGGGCCTCATCATGTGGCAATCTGCAGGCACTGGGCAGCAGCAATGACTTCGAGGATGATGCCATCATACCGGATGGCCAGGACTTCAGTGTGTGCAAGGAGGCACTCGAGGTGTTGACGATCTCGTTTATACTCAATCCCAGCGCCAACGAGGCACTGAGCAATGATGCCAATTGGCCCAAATTTATTACCTCAATTGTGCTGAAGAATCCGCTGCGCCATGTGCGTCAAGTGGCATCTGAGCAGCTGTTCCTGGCCTCTACCTATTGTGCCGGCGATCGACGTCCCTTTGTCTACATGGTCAATCTGCTTGTGAGTGCACTGAAAACTCTGGTGCCCCAATACGAAGCAACTTGTGCGGAATTCTTCTCGGTGCTTTGTCGCACGCTCTCGTATGGCTGCATCTACAATTGGCCACTGCAGATTGGCGAGGGACTGCTAAGCGATGAGATCAATTGGCTGCGCAAGATACGCGAGAACGTCAAGGTAACTGGCGATACGCAGGTGCATGAGGAACTACTGGAGGGTCATCTATGTTTGGCCAAGGAGCTGATGTTCTTCCTCATGGCGGACTCGAAGGCGCAGCTCAATGAACTGATCCATGAGCTGATCGATGACTTTTTGTTTACGGCATCGCGAGAGTATCTGCATTTACGCAAGCACGGCAGCCTGCGCTTGGACACGGTGCCGCCGCCAGTGTGCCGCAGTCCCCATACAATTGCTGCCGCTTGTGATCTCCTTATTGCTTTGTGCCAGCACTGTGTTCCTAATATGAAGCTACTCACCAATACACTCATCGATTTCGTCTGCACGG ATACCGATCCGTTGCGCGAATGGGATTATCTGCCGCCGGTGGGCGCCAGGCCAACCAAAGGTTTCTGTGGCTTGAAAAATGCTGGTGCCACCTGCTACATGAACTCGGTGCTGCAACAGCTTTACATGGTGCCAGCCGTGCGCGTGGGCATTCTAAAGGCACATGGCGCAGCCACAAATGATAACGAGGACTTTAGCGGCGACTCGGACATGGGCAGCGGTGGCAGCCTTGGTCCATCGTTCTTTGCCGGACCCTCAACAATACCCTCACTCTCGTCAACATCTTCGACGGTAGCATCGTCTGATGATGGTGCGGATGTGCGTAAGAACTATCACGTCATCATATTGAAGCATGTGCAGGCCATATTTGCTCATCTGGGCCACAGTGCACTGCAGTTTTATGTGCCACGAGGCCTCTGGACGCACTTCAA ATTGCAAGGGGAACCGGTGAATCTGCGTGAGCAACAGGATGCCGTCGAGTTCTTTATGTCGCTGTTCGAGAGCTTAGACGAGGGACTGAAGGCACTCGGCTACACTCAGCTGATGAATGCAACGTTGGGCGGCTCGTTTAGCGATCAAAAGATATGCCAAGAGTGCCCACATCGCTACTCCAAAGAGGAACCATTTAGCGTATTTAGTGTTGATATTAGGAATCATAGCTCATTAACCGAATCTCTGGAGCAGTATGTCAAAGGAGAGCTGCTCGAGGGAGCTGATGCATACCATTGTGATAAATGTGATAAAAAA GTAGTTACCGTTAAGCGGCTATGTGTCAAGAAGCTGCCGCCCGTGTTAGCCATACAATTGAAGCGCTTTGAATACGACTACGAGCGCGTCTGTGCGATTAAgtttaatgattattttgaatttcctCGTATCCTGGATATGGAGCCCTACACAG tttcTGGCCTAGCTAAGCTAGAGGGTGAAGTTGTGGAAGTAGGTGATAATTGTCAAACAAGTGttgaaacaacaaaatatgaactGACCGGCATTGTGGTGCACAGCGGACAGGCATCCGGTGGCCACTACTTCAGCTACATAGTATCCAA AAATCCAACGAATGGCAAATGCCAGTGGTATAAGTTCGATGACGGCGAAGTAACTGAATGCAAAATGCACGAAGATGAGGAAATGAAGGCGCAATGCTTTGGCGGTGATTACATGGGCGAAATCTATGACAACAATCTGAAACGCATGCAGTATCGTCGCCAAAAGCGTTGGTGGAATGCCTACATGTTGTTCTACACGCGTTGTGATCAAAATCCCACACAGTTTGATGCCAGCGTTGAGCAATTGTCACTCACAGAAAGCCGAAATGTTGTGCTGCCACTACCAAAGCCAATTGAACGAAGTGTTAG aCATCAAAATATACGCTTTTTGCACTCGCGTAGCATTTTCTCAGTCGAGTTCTTCAATTTTATCAAGAAGCTGGTCAGCTGCAGTATTCCATCGACACGCAGTGATAAGATT ACAACCGCCGCTGAGGAGCTTTCGCTGTTGGGCGTGCAGTTGGCATCACAATTTCTGTTCCACACCGGATTTCGCACAAAGAAAACCTTGCGGGGTCCCGTCATCGAGTG GTACGACACGCTCTCACATCACATACGTTCCTCGTCGCTGGTACGCAAATGGTTTGCGAATCATGCACTGCTCTCGCCACCATCGCGCCTGGGTGAATATATACTGATGGCACCGTCACCAGAGGTGCGCACCGTGTTCGTCAAACTGGTTGTGTTCTTTTGTCACTTTGCCATCAACGATGAGCCGCTTGTCGGCTACGAGGGCAGCAATCTCTGCGAGCAGGTACTCATCAGCGTGCTGCGCCTGCTCAAATCCGAGGCTGCCGACTATGGCAAGCATTTACCGCACTATTTCAGTCTATTCAGCATGTACGTAGGCCTGGGCACCCGGGAAAAACAACAGCTATTAAAG ctGAATGTGCCAGTGCAGTTTATGCAGGTGGCCATGGATGATGGGCCTGGGCCATCGATTAAGTATCAGTATCCGGAGTTCAGCAAGTTGCATCAAGTGGTGTCGCATTTGGTGCGCTGCAGCGATGTGAGCGAAAAGTGCGAGAACTCCAATGAAAATGCACGTCCATTGCCCAATCCATTTAGGGACTCGAACATCGCCCCAGACGACCTGACACCGCTTTCCAGCGAGTGCATGGACATTCTTTTCAACCGGACTGG CTATATTAAAAAGGTCATCGAGGATACGAACGTGGGCGATGAAGGGCTAAAACTGTTGCAGTATTGCAGTTGGGAGAATCCACACTTTTCGCGTGCGGTGCTTACAGAATTGCTGTGGCAATGCGGCTACGCCTACTGCCATGACATGCGCCATCATACCGATCTGTTGCTGAACATATTGCTGATTGAGGACTCGTGGCAACGTCATCGCATTCACAATGCACTTAACGGTGTCGCGGAGCAGCGTGAGGGATTGCTGGAGACGATACAGCGTGCCAAGACGCATTATCAGAAGCGCGCCTATCAGATAATCAAATGCTTGACGCATCTGTTCCACAAATCTCCGATCGCCCTGCAAATGCTGCACACCATTCCAACAATCAGTCGCCACTGGAGCATTGCGGTTGAATGGCTGCAGGATGAGCTGGAACGTCAACGTGGAATTGGCTGTCATTACAACTCGTACTCATGGTCCCCGCCGGCACAGAGCAATGATAACACCAACGGTTATATGCTCGAGCGTTCACTGTCCGCAAAGAACACTTTGTCCATGGCTTATGAACTGTGTCCGGAG GACCAGGAGGAAAATAATGAATCCGATTTGGAGTCTAACGATGACAAcaagcaagagcagcagcagcagacacgAGCAAAGCAGCCACCAGGCACAGAGGCTACGAGCaatgagcagcaacagcagcagcagcagactcAACCGCAAACAGAACAGCAGCCAGATAACAAAACTGTTAACTATACGGGCTTGACAACAATACCAACAATTGGCGGTTGGCCGAGTCCAGCTCCGACCTCGACACCCACATCGACCCCTGTGCCATCTGTGACGTCGACCTCCATGGATGGCAATGGCATCCCACGTTTGTCACGTCAGTTGTTTGGTGCTTACACCTCAACCGGAGGCACTACGACTGCAAATGTGGCTCCGGCGAGTGGCAGCGGCAGTGGTGGGGGAAGCGGCAGCGGTGCAAACAGTGAGACGGAAAGTAGCGCTCAGGAAACTGGCAATGGCGGAGAATCCAACATAAACGGACTCACTAATAGTTTGGATCACATGAAAATTTCAATGGAAAAG GGCAGCCGCAATCGTATCAACCGAGGAGGTAAATTGCCACCGGCAGCGGAGCTGCTAATGCCGCCACTGCAACAACTacagtcacaacaacaacaacaacagcaaacgaaatcgcaacaactacaacaacaacaaccacagtcACATCAACAGAAACATCAACTACAGCTTCAGCTACAAcctaaacagcaacaacaactccagcagaagcagcaacaacaacaactacaacagcaacaacaacaacaacagcaacaacaacgtggtGATATTAGCAACAGTTCCACCAGCCGCTTAATTTGA